Proteins from a single region of Flavobacterium sp. K5-23:
- a CDS encoding glucosaminidase domain-containing protein yields the protein MFKKTLLLLILLTLISCNVTKPVIVTTKAAPTKVKKIAVRTSKKKTSTKVIVSQKPTQKSNKREDEVIESTSRTIVGNDIVSNYVYQYKDIAMSNMKSYGIPASIILAQGILESGAGRGDLAKNANNHFGIKCHADWTGESVRHDDDARQECFRKYSESADSFKDHALFLTGRGRYSSLFDLAKDDYQAWAKGLRKAGYATDPRYPEKLISYIERYDLGQYDAQVLGTNYLPLENKAIKVTSVDSYNGSLYEVQKGDTLYSISKKFNVMVDDLKLKNKLTENILSIGQRLIVN from the coding sequence ATGTTTAAAAAAACACTACTACTTTTAATACTGCTGACTTTAATAAGTTGCAATGTCACAAAACCAGTTATTGTGACCACTAAAGCAGCGCCTACAAAAGTTAAAAAAATTGCGGTACGAACTTCCAAAAAGAAAACTAGCACAAAAGTAATTGTAAGCCAAAAACCAACACAAAAATCGAATAAAAGAGAAGATGAAGTCATTGAGTCCACTTCTCGAACGATAGTTGGAAATGATATAGTAAGTAATTATGTATATCAGTACAAGGATATTGCCATGAGTAATATGAAAAGTTATGGTATTCCAGCAAGTATCATTCTGGCCCAAGGAATATTAGAGTCGGGTGCAGGAAGAGGGGATTTAGCCAAAAATGCCAACAACCATTTTGGAATTAAATGCCACGCGGACTGGACGGGTGAAAGTGTTAGACATGATGATGATGCCAGACAGGAATGTTTTAGGAAATACAGTGAGTCAGCTGACTCATTTAAAGATCATGCTTTGTTTTTAACAGGTAGAGGCAGGTATTCCAGTTTGTTTGATTTGGCCAAAGATGATTATCAGGCTTGGGCAAAAGGGCTAAGAAAAGCTGGGTATGCCACTGATCCACGATACCCTGAAAAATTAATCTCCTATATAGAACGATACGATTTGGGACAATATGACGCTCAGGTTTTAGGGACAAATTATCTTCCATTAGAAAACAAAGCTATTAAAGTTACCAGTGTAGATAGTTATAATGGTTCTTTATATGAAGTCCAAAAAGGAGACACTTTATACTCCATTTCTAAAAAATTCAATGTTATGGTGGATGACTTAAAGCTAAAAAACAAGCTAACGGAAAATATTCTTTCTATTGGGCAGAGACTGATAGTGAATTAA
- the hemL gene encoding glutamate-1-semialdehyde 2,1-aminomutase yields MLYKRSSQLFAEAEKVIPGGVNSPVRAFKGVGGTPIFAKSAKGAYLYDEDGNRLIDYINSWGPMILGHAFEPVVQAVIEKAKLGTSFGMPTELETQIAALAVSMVPNIDKIRFVNSGTEACMSAVRLARGFTKRDKIIKFAGCYHGHSDSFLIQAGSGLSTFGVPNSPGVTAGTAKDTLLANYNDIENVRSLFEANKNEIAAIIIEPVAGNMGCIPPKDGFLKELKQLCEANDALLIFDEVMTGFRLAKGGAQELYNVTADIVCFGKVIGGGLPVGAFAAREEIMNYLAPLGPVYQAGTLSGNPLAMAAGLTMIQTLNDDAAIFQRLADKTAYLHEGIEKVLKANNIEFTINRVGSMISVHFDANPVFDFQTAKNGDNETFNKFFHGLLQEGIYIAPSAYETWFISDALTYDDLDFTIKAIDKVSKTL; encoded by the coding sequence ATGTTATATAAAAGAAGTAGTCAGCTTTTTGCTGAAGCAGAAAAAGTAATACCAGGAGGAGTAAATTCACCAGTAAGAGCATTCAAAGGAGTAGGTGGAACGCCTATTTTTGCAAAAAGCGCCAAAGGAGCTTATTTGTATGATGAGGACGGAAACCGTTTAATTGATTACATCAATTCATGGGGGCCAATGATTTTAGGGCACGCTTTTGAACCAGTTGTTCAGGCGGTTATTGAAAAAGCTAAACTGGGAACATCTTTTGGAATGCCAACAGAATTAGAAACTCAAATTGCAGCTTTGGCTGTTTCAATGGTTCCTAATATTGATAAAATTAGATTTGTAAATTCAGGTACCGAAGCCTGTATGAGTGCGGTAAGATTAGCACGCGGATTTACAAAAAGAGATAAAATAATAAAATTTGCAGGATGCTACCACGGTCATTCTGACTCGTTTTTAATACAAGCGGGAAGTGGTTTGAGTACTTTTGGAGTGCCTAATAGCCCAGGTGTTACTGCGGGAACAGCTAAGGACACCTTGCTTGCAAATTACAATGATATTGAGAATGTAAGAAGCTTATTCGAAGCAAATAAAAACGAGATTGCAGCTATTATTATTGAGCCTGTCGCGGGTAATATGGGATGTATTCCACCTAAAGATGGTTTCTTAAAGGAATTAAAACAACTTTGTGAAGCTAATGATGCATTACTTATTTTTGATGAGGTAATGACAGGATTTAGATTAGCAAAAGGTGGAGCGCAAGAACTATACAACGTAACAGCTGATATTGTTTGTTTTGGAAAAGTAATCGGTGGTGGATTACCGGTAGGTGCTTTTGCAGCTCGTGAAGAAATCATGAATTATCTGGCGCCACTTGGACCTGTTTATCAAGCGGGAACTTTGTCAGGAAATCCATTAGCAATGGCTGCTGGATTAACGATGATTCAAACCTTAAATGATGATGCAGCAATATTTCAGCGTTTGGCTGATAAAACAGCTTACTTGCACGAAGGTATTGAGAAGGTTTTAAAAGCAAATAATATTGAATTTACAATTAATAGAGTTGGTTCTATGATTTCTGTTCATTTTGATGCCAATCCTGTTTTTGATTTTCAAACTGCGAAAAACGGAGACAATGAAACTTTCAATAAATTCTTTCACGGTTTATTGCAAGAAGGGATCTATATTGCACCATCAGCTTATGAAACCTGGTTTATCAGTGATGCATTAACTTATGACGATTTAGACTTTACCATTAAAGCGATTGATAAAGTATCAAAAACTTTATAA
- a CDS encoding 1-aminocyclopropane-1-carboxylate deaminase/D-cysteine desulfhydrase produces the protein MNQQLVIPFPNSISVHIKREDLIHPFVSGNKFRKLKYNLLQAKEEKAVTLLTFGGAYSNHIAAVAFAGKENGFKTIGIIRGDELRDKIVGNPTLEFAQSCGMQLEFVSREEYRLKNEIPFLENIKEKYGDFYLIPEGGTNELAVKGCQEILTEKDSQFDYICCAVGTGGTISGIINSALPHQKVLGFPALKGDFLKDEIRIFAQNENWELLTDYHFGGYGKINQDLIAFINQFYAENQIPLDPIYTGKMVFGVIDLINKNYFPPHSKILLIHTGGIQGIQGMNLKLKNKKLPTINIYV, from the coding sequence TTGAATCAGCAATTAGTAATTCCGTTTCCGAATTCAATATCCGTACACATTAAGCGGGAGGATTTAATTCATCCATTTGTTTCGGGAAACAAGTTCAGAAAACTAAAATACAATTTGCTTCAGGCCAAAGAAGAAAAGGCGGTGACGCTGCTCACTTTTGGAGGTGCTTATTCGAATCATATTGCTGCCGTTGCTTTTGCAGGAAAAGAAAATGGTTTCAAAACCATTGGGATTATCCGCGGGGACGAATTGCGAGATAAAATCGTGGGAAACCCCACATTAGAGTTTGCCCAAAGTTGTGGAATGCAACTGGAATTTGTAAGCAGGGAAGAATACCGTTTAAAAAATGAAATTCCTTTTTTGGAAAACATAAAAGAAAAATACGGTGATTTTTATCTTATCCCTGAGGGAGGTACAAATGAGTTAGCAGTGAAAGGCTGTCAGGAGATTCTAACTGAGAAAGATTCTCAATTCGACTATATTTGTTGCGCAGTAGGAACTGGAGGTACCATTTCGGGAATTATTAATAGCGCACTGCCGCATCAGAAAGTTTTAGGATTTCCTGCCTTAAAAGGGGATTTTCTAAAAGATGAAATTCGTATTTTTGCTCAAAATGAGAATTGGGAGTTACTAACTGATTATCATTTTGGAGGATACGGAAAAATAAATCAGGATTTAATTGCGTTTATAAACCAGTTTTATGCTGAAAATCAAATCCCATTGGATCCCATTTATACTGGAAAGATGGTTTTTGGCGTTATAGATTTAATAAACAAAAACTATTTTCCGCCCCATTCTAAAATTTTGCTTATTCACACAGGTGGAATTCAAGGAATTCAGGGAATGAATTTGAAATTGAAAAACAAAAAATTACCAACAATAAATATATATGTTTAA
- a CDS encoding cytochrome c family protein produces the protein MRKLSLFIVAFVVLTSCGKKNESNDDFTPAAATEEGMPAETTDASSYDPKRGEGKYTSVEIGASLDQAMASKGEGVSNAKCTSCHKLTDEKLVGPGWKGVTERRTPEWIMNFITNPDPMIDKDPELQAQLELCLLRMPNQGLNDGEARDILEYMRKVDGVK, from the coding sequence ATGCGTAAATTATCTTTATTTATAGTTGCATTTGTAGTGCTAACGTCATGTGGGAAGAAAAATGAATCCAACGATGATTTCACACCAGCAGCTGCTACCGAAGAAGGAATGCCTGCAGAAACTACTGATGCGTCTTCTTATGATCCAAAAAGGGGAGAAGGGAAATACACTTCAGTTGAAATTGGAGCTTCTTTAGATCAAGCAATGGCTTCTAAAGGGGAAGGTGTTTCGAATGCAAAATGTACTTCTTGCCATAAATTGACTGACGAAAAATTAGTTGGACCGGGATGGAAAGGCGTTACTGAGCGTAGAACTCCTGAATGGATTATGAACTTCATTACTAATCCTGACCCTATGATTGATAAAGATCCCGAGTTACAGGCACAGTTAGAATTATGTTTATTACGTATGCCTAATCAAGGGTTGAATGACGGTGAAGCAAGAGATATTCTCGAATACATGCGTAAAGTTGACGGTGTTAAATAA
- a CDS encoding GEVED domain-containing protein — MAQNYFSKNTDSHNFKTQTAFLAHSETSKKKYYNFQSIIAFFSLFMMLFITGNTTVAQTLLIDPAGDGGFETGTTFVANGWTADTGSNRNWYVGTGQTGYTGNRCAFIGNSATTVGSDGSTRTVHLYRSITIPAGATNIQLSFKYKQAVSDFINPIYYDYITVYTDNTTPSSGSFPGGTLQFGPYPNVSVSSFTTQNITFPNTLSGTTTNLIFTFKSDAVTPIGYGAIDDVSLTYTPAAAPPTITSLGSTSGCIGTNITINGTNLSGATVANVKIGGTAVSSIISNSGTVLVATIGTGTTGTVSVTTPGGPVTSTSTFTVNPLPIITTQPAARSICTNGSGTFTVATTGATTYQWRRNTVNLTNGALYSNANTATLTITNPAAVDAGNFDVIVGNAASCTITSNPVALTITTTPAITTNPNNAAVPAGTNTSFTVAASNSPTSYTWEVSTNGGTIWSTVSNGGVYTNATAATLNITNASIGMNNYKYRASGTNSCGTSVVSSTATLTVSLSYCKPTTTNGGSSLYISQVNIIGTLSDPGVNNSTYNTLASIGYQDFAALPSKAKQAAGEGINIVSTCDGTVMGRGTWKAWVDWNNDGDFVDAGEEVYNIQGWVGQTQTFGFVIPAGQTPGDYRIRIRVNNGETYYGPPTKAWVENYGFDFNPCENFGSPGSAKYYGEAEDYLFTVISSCASKITSITPNFTCGTDTVNLAASGIGAIGYNWYDSEFEGNLLATTATGNWKTSPIATTTTYWVTSFNGACESVARTQITATVKPITTLTVSNATPTVCGEGSIIDLSAAGGDERYHLINEDFEGGALGVFSNINNDASSDAGKGSRSWTNKTSTYVPNSTDGNTWFPALSSGFGVNKFVMTKSDSNPYPNASIQNSLTSNAVPGTGVTNLKLKLKLYYSRYWADGTHISPAATTDPNPEYVTIEATYNNWVNVTTLATITSDTGIGSRFATLPIYSLPAAFNNQAAIKIRIKHHSWASGTGYLADGVAVDDVELYGDKPLSNPNFVLSGSPTPVAFTTALCTPGTEYLGGPVLKIWVKPTLPQLELTTYSFTATATLSNNCPISTTINVTNTTKVWKGDTDNDWNKASNWLPTGIPTPSTCVIIPSGTTSKIMNSPDAEAKTVAVKATGNLELQSDKNLTVTDNIIVEDKATFNVRNNASLVQKNNTVNTGIVNVERITQPMNRYDFTYWSSPLTAASNFTLWHLSPLTLSDKYFSWTPSIGGASGNWKYESTATKMEPGIGYIVRAPQNFNISGTKSLQTANFIGTPNNGDVTVPITYGAMGALETDDKWNLLGNPYPSAISAATFLDNATNAALLDGTIYFWTHITIPLNTTPDPFYGDFVYNYTDEDYAAWNKTGGTATAAAQSGGVTPNGFIASGQSFLTLSLATAPSGNNAIFKNNMRRNISTGATYDNSQFFKQANNNKTNKNTEINTEASEEKHRIWLNLTNNSGAFSQILVGYVPGATQDRDRSYDGELLGGNDVSFYSIIPDVNLTIQGRALPFDENDQVQLGYNSEISGELSIRVDHIDGLFDTQNIYLEDKELSVIHNLKEKPYVFNTEKGDFNERFTLRYTDKTLGTDPFNLSKANEVNVIINQNVTVQSYNQPIKNIVVYDLLGRKIDSYKKVNTLQFTLNRLNKTTAGLILKITLENEAVVTKKIIF, encoded by the coding sequence ATGGCTCAAAATTACTTCTCCAAGAATACTGATTCTCATAATTTTAAAACACAAACCGCTTTTTTGGCTCATTCAGAGACTTCAAAAAAGAAATACTATAACTTCCAGTCCATAATTGCTTTTTTTAGCTTGTTTATGATGTTGTTTATTACAGGAAACACAACCGTTGCCCAGACGTTATTAATTGATCCTGCAGGAGATGGAGGTTTTGAAACAGGAACCACATTTGTAGCAAATGGATGGACAGCAGACACCGGATCAAACAGGAACTGGTATGTAGGTACGGGACAAACAGGATATACTGGAAATAGATGTGCTTTTATTGGAAACAGCGCAACCACTGTTGGCTCAGATGGTAGTACAAGAACGGTCCATTTATACCGTTCGATAACCATCCCTGCAGGAGCGACAAATATCCAGCTTAGCTTTAAGTACAAACAAGCAGTATCCGATTTTATAAACCCTATTTATTATGACTACATAACGGTTTACACAGATAACACCACTCCATCTAGCGGGAGTTTCCCTGGAGGAACTTTGCAATTTGGCCCATATCCAAATGTTAGTGTCTCATCTTTTACTACTCAAAATATTACCTTCCCAAACACTTTATCCGGAACGACAACAAATTTAATTTTCACATTTAAATCAGACGCTGTTACTCCTATAGGTTATGGAGCTATTGATGATGTCTCATTAACTTATACCCCGGCAGCAGCACCCCCAACAATTACCAGCTTAGGCTCTACCAGCGGTTGTATAGGCACAAATATCACTATTAACGGAACCAATTTATCAGGGGCAACAGTAGCTAATGTAAAAATTGGCGGCACAGCCGTTTCCTCAATAATATCAAATTCAGGTACCGTATTAGTTGCAACAATAGGAACTGGAACCACCGGTACGGTTTCTGTTACAACACCTGGGGGTCCAGTCACAAGTACGTCCACTTTTACAGTAAATCCATTACCTATCATTACCACTCAACCTGCTGCAAGATCTATTTGTACGAATGGATCAGGGACATTTACTGTTGCTACAACAGGAGCCACGACATACCAATGGAGAAGAAATACCGTAAATTTAACGAATGGTGCTCTTTACAGCAATGCAAACACAGCCACCCTTACCATAACGAATCCAGCAGCAGTCGATGCCGGCAACTTTGATGTTATTGTAGGTAATGCAGCATCATGTACCATTACCTCTAATCCAGTAGCCTTAACAATTACAACAACGCCTGCCATAACAACAAACCCAAACAATGCCGCTGTTCCGGCTGGGACAAACACTTCATTCACAGTTGCTGCTTCAAACAGCCCTACAAGTTACACATGGGAAGTAAGTACCAATGGAGGCACAATATGGTCAACTGTATCTAACGGAGGAGTATATACAAATGCTACTGCAGCTACTTTAAACATTACAAATGCTTCTATTGGCATGAACAATTATAAATACAGAGCCAGCGGAACTAATAGTTGTGGTACTTCGGTAGTTTCAAGTACAGCCACATTAACAGTTTCATTATCTTATTGCAAACCTACTACTACCAATGGAGGTAGCAGTCTTTACATTTCACAAGTTAACATTATAGGAACGTTAAGTGATCCTGGAGTAAATAACTCAACATACAATACTCTTGCATCTATTGGATACCAAGATTTCGCTGCTCTCCCTAGCAAAGCGAAACAAGCAGCCGGAGAAGGAATCAACATTGTGTCTACTTGTGACGGAACAGTAATGGGACGTGGAACATGGAAAGCCTGGGTAGACTGGAATAACGATGGTGATTTTGTGGATGCAGGAGAAGAAGTCTACAACATACAGGGCTGGGTAGGTCAAACTCAAACTTTTGGTTTTGTTATTCCTGCTGGGCAAACACCCGGAGATTATAGAATTAGAATTAGAGTAAACAATGGGGAAACTTATTATGGCCCTCCTACAAAAGCTTGGGTTGAAAATTATGGTTTCGACTTTAACCCATGTGAAAATTTTGGTTCACCAGGAAGCGCTAAGTATTATGGAGAAGCAGAAGATTATTTATTCACCGTAATTTCCAGTTGTGCATCGAAAATTACAAGTATAACTCCAAACTTTACCTGTGGTACGGATACAGTTAATTTAGCAGCATCCGGAATAGGAGCTATTGGATACAACTGGTATGACAGTGAATTTGAGGGGAATCTTCTTGCAACAACGGCTACTGGTAACTGGAAAACGTCGCCTATTGCAACAACAACAACGTATTGGGTAACTTCATTTAATGGCGCCTGCGAATCTGTAGCGAGAACACAAATAACTGCAACAGTAAAACCTATAACAACACTAACCGTTTCAAACGCAACGCCAACAGTATGTGGTGAAGGTAGTATTATCGATTTATCCGCAGCTGGAGGGGACGAACGATACCATTTAATAAATGAAGATTTTGAAGGGGGTGCTTTAGGAGTATTCAGTAATATCAATAACGATGCAAGTTCAGATGCTGGAAAAGGGTCAAGATCATGGACTAACAAAACAAGTACCTATGTTCCAAACTCAACAGACGGAAATACTTGGTTTCCTGCACTTTCTTCTGGATTTGGTGTTAATAAATTCGTAATGACAAAATCCGATTCTAATCCATATCCTAATGCTTCTATTCAAAATTCGTTAACCTCAAACGCCGTTCCAGGAACAGGTGTGACGAATTTAAAATTGAAATTGAAATTATATTATTCAAGATACTGGGCTGATGGAACCCATATTAGCCCAGCGGCAACTACTGACCCAAATCCTGAATATGTTACTATTGAAGCAACTTATAACAATTGGGTAAACGTAACTACATTGGCAACAATTACATCTGATACTGGAATTGGATCACGTTTTGCGACATTACCAATTTACAGTCTACCAGCTGCATTTAACAATCAAGCAGCCATAAAAATAAGAATAAAACACCACTCTTGGGCTTCAGGTACTGGTTATTTAGCTGATGGTGTTGCTGTAGATGATGTTGAACTGTATGGAGACAAACCGTTAAGCAATCCTAACTTTGTTTTATCTGGATCTCCAACACCTGTGGCATTTACGACTGCTCTATGCACACCAGGAACTGAATACCTAGGTGGACCTGTGCTTAAAATATGGGTTAAACCAACGTTACCTCAATTAGAATTAACTACTTACTCATTTACTGCTACGGCAACCTTGTCAAATAACTGTCCGATTAGCACAACTATTAACGTAACCAACACTACAAAAGTTTGGAAAGGAGATACAGATAATGACTGGAACAAAGCAAGCAATTGGCTTCCTACAGGAATTCCTACACCTAGTACTTGTGTAATTATACCGTCAGGAACTACTTCAAAAATCATGAATTCTCCTGATGCTGAAGCCAAAACAGTAGCTGTAAAAGCAACAGGAAATCTAGAATTACAATCTGACAAAAACCTTACAGTTACTGATAATATAATTGTTGAAGATAAAGCAACTTTCAACGTGAGAAACAATGCCAGTTTAGTTCAAAAGAACAATACCGTCAATACCGGAATTGTCAATGTCGAAAGAATTACCCAACCTATGAATCGGTACGACTTTACCTATTGGAGTTCTCCACTAACGGCAGCGTCCAACTTTACATTGTGGCATTTATCCCCATTGACTTTGTCCGACAAATACTTCAGTTGGACCCCTTCCATTGGCGGAGCCAGTGGCAACTGGAAATACGAAAGCACTGCCACTAAAATGGAACCTGGAATAGGCTACATTGTTAGAGCGCCACAGAACTTTAATATAAGTGGTACAAAATCTCTTCAAACCGCTAATTTCATTGGTACGCCAAACAACGGAGATGTTACTGTCCCGATAACTTATGGAGCTATGGGAGCACTCGAAACGGATGATAAATGGAATTTGTTGGGAAATCCTTATCCTTCGGCAATAAGCGCAGCCACCTTCTTGGATAATGCAACTAATGCCGCATTGCTTGATGGAACCATCTATTTCTGGACTCACATTACGATTCCGCTTAATACCACACCCGATCCTTTTTATGGAGATTTTGTCTATAACTACACAGATGAAGATTACGCCGCTTGGAACAAAACAGGAGGAACGGCAACAGCAGCTGCTCAAAGCGGAGGTGTAACCCCCAATGGTTTTATTGCTTCGGGACAATCTTTTTTGACACTAAGTTTAGCTACAGCTCCAAGTGGAAACAATGCCATTTTCAAAAACAATATGCGTCGCAACATTTCTACTGGAGCTACTTATGACAACAGTCAATTTTTCAAACAAGCAAACAACAATAAGACTAATAAAAACACGGAAATAAACACCGAAGCCAGCGAAGAGAAACATAGAATTTGGTTGAACCTAACCAATAATTCCGGAGCCTTTAGCCAAATATTAGTGGGTTATGTTCCGGGTGCCACGCAAGATCGTGATCGAAGTTATGATGGGGAATTGTTAGGCGGAAATGATGTTAGTTTCTACTCTATTATACCGGATGTGAATCTAACTATTCAAGGACGAGCGTTACCGTTTGATGAAAATGATCAGGTTCAATTAGGTTATAATTCCGAAATTTCAGGGGAACTTTCGATTAGAGTTGATCATATTGACGGGCTTTTTGACACTCAAAACATCTATTTAGAAGATAAAGAACTGTCTGTAATTCATAATTTAAAAGAAAAACCGTATGTTTTCAACACAGAAAAAGGTGATTTTAACGAACGATTTACACTTCGTTACACTGACAAAACATTAGGAACCGATCCCTTTAATTTATCTAAAGCCAATGAAGTAAATGTGATTATTAATCAAAACGTGACGGTTCAATCATATAACCAGCCGATAAAAAATATTGTTGTATATGATTTATTAGGCAGAAAAATTGACAGTTATAAAAAGGTGAATACTTTGCAATTTACCTTGAATCGTTTAAACAAAACGACTGCAGGTTTGATACTAAAAATCACACTTGAAAATGAAGCGGTGGTTACCAAAAAAATAATTTTCTAA
- a CDS encoding DUF5522 domain-containing protein, with protein MAEPNDNKKLIEGEDFYYTPEGYKCFTEKHHLKRGYCCKSGCRHCPYGYDKKTGDFKKQ; from the coding sequence ATGGCTGAGCCAAATGATAACAAAAAATTAATCGAGGGTGAAGATTTTTATTACACTCCCGAAGGATATAAATGTTTTACGGAAAAACACCACCTAAAAAGAGGCTATTGTTGCAAAAGTGGCTGCCGTCATTGTCCATATGGTTATGATAAAAAAACAGGTGATTTCAAAAAACAATAA
- a CDS encoding T9SS type A sorting domain-containing protein: MNTKLLKRLFLFAVCFYFQNQINAQMYVSANSYVYANNAAVYIGQELELNAASSKFYLRNESQLLQGTTGASANKGIGDLSVFQEGSADNFEYNYWCSPVGGNVASAGNSPFGISQLKDIVDVTNSNNPVILPSNNYNGTSSPLAIAPYWIWKLPSTSNTQWVSVGSASTINAGEGFTMKGTSGTNATTVNSVQNNSGSKQRYDFRGKPNDGTISIPVAFEELILTGNPYPSAIDLSAFLTNAVNSTGIAYFWEQDKTTDSHYIADYRGGYGAFSPAGGGNGVYTPATFYSYDGSGNEVVATGTGAIYERRFSPVGQGFMIEGTANGTVEMKNSYRVFVKEGADIYTQFAKNANSSKTASKSGYMDAIAGISGFDYTTVSTDPVPQIRFNTLLNDNGVRQMVLAFVPGATDGVDRAMDASSTSDDAPADVYFVIDNTEFVINALKFDINKKIAIGFKNTNQASFKITVKNIENFSEAENVFLHDKTADVYYDIKNSFHELILEPGVNNTQFEITFKNNTTLGLDDVVNKEFMVFQNNSTKNLTINNPLQKDLESCSLYDVAGKMIFTKKNLGSDVNYSFSTSNLSDGIYIVKLITNEKIETGQKIIVRN, translated from the coding sequence ATGAACACAAAACTACTTAAACGATTATTTTTATTTGCAGTTTGTTTTTACTTTCAAAACCAAATAAACGCCCAAATGTATGTAAGTGCAAATAGTTATGTGTATGCAAACAATGCCGCTGTTTATATTGGACAGGAATTAGAGTTAAATGCCGCTAGCAGTAAATTTTATTTGAGAAATGAATCTCAATTACTGCAAGGTACTACAGGGGCAAGTGCTAATAAAGGAATTGGTGATTTGTCTGTATTTCAAGAAGGAAGTGCTGATAATTTCGAATACAATTATTGGTGTTCCCCAGTAGGTGGGAATGTAGCATCAGCTGGGAATTCTCCTTTTGGAATAAGTCAATTAAAGGATATTGTTGATGTTACAAACAGTAATAATCCTGTTATTTTGCCTTCGAACAATTATAATGGAACTTCTTCTCCATTAGCGATAGCTCCTTATTGGATCTGGAAACTGCCTTCAACTTCTAATACGCAATGGGTGTCTGTAGGATCAGCATCTACAATAAATGCTGGGGAAGGATTTACAATGAAAGGGACTTCAGGGACAAATGCAACTACGGTTAATAGTGTTCAAAATAATTCAGGCAGTAAACAAAGATATGATTTTAGAGGAAAACCTAATGATGGCACTATTTCTATTCCTGTTGCTTTTGAAGAGTTAATACTAACAGGTAACCCTTATCCATCAGCGATTGATTTATCAGCTTTTTTAACAAATGCTGTAAATTCTACAGGTATCGCATATTTCTGGGAACAAGACAAAACAACTGATTCTCATTACATTGCAGATTATCGAGGAGGATATGGAGCTTTTTCACCAGCAGGCGGGGGTAATGGGGTGTATACCCCAGCTACTTTTTATTCCTACGATGGTTCCGGTAATGAAGTAGTAGCAACGGGTACAGGTGCTATTTATGAAAGACGTTTTTCGCCTGTAGGACAGGGATTTATGATTGAAGGGACTGCTAATGGAACCGTAGAAATGAAAAATAGTTATCGCGTATTTGTTAAAGAAGGCGCTGATATATATACTCAATTTGCAAAGAATGCCAATAGTTCAAAAACGGCTAGTAAGTCAGGGTATATGGATGCAATTGCGGGTATTTCAGGATTTGATTATACGACTGTGAGTACTGATCCTGTGCCTCAAATAAGATTCAATACCTTGTTAAATGATAATGGGGTTCGACAAATGGTATTGGCATTTGTGCCAGGAGCTACTGATGGTGTTGATCGTGCAATGGATGCTTCATCTACAAGCGATGATGCTCCTGCTGATGTTTATTTTGTTATTGATAATACAGAATTTGTAATAAACGCTTTGAAATTTGACATAAATAAAAAAATTGCAATAGGGTTTAAAAATACAAATCAAGCCAGTTTTAAAATTACAGTTAAGAATATTGAGAATTTCTCAGAAGCAGAAAACGTCTTTCTTCACGATAAAACAGCGGATGTATATTATGATATAAAAAATAGTTTTCACGAATTAATATTAGAACCAGGAGTAAATAATACCCAGTTTGAAATTACTTTTAAAAACAACACTACTTTAGGACTTGATGATGTGGTTAATAAAGAATTTATGGTGTTTCAAAATAATTCAACAAAAAATTTGACTATTAACAACCCTTTGCAAAAAGATCTTGAAAGTTGTTCTTTATATGATGTTGCCGGAAAAATGATTTTTACAAAGAAAAATTTGGGATCAGATGTTAACTATAGTTTTTCAACTTCAAATCTAAGTGATGGAATCTATATCGTCAAGTTAATTACAAATGAAAAAATTGAAACAGGACAGAAAATAATTGTTAGAAATTAG